In the genome of Vanacampus margaritifer isolate UIUO_Vmar chromosome 1, RoL_Vmar_1.0, whole genome shotgun sequence, one region contains:
- the abi2b gene encoding abl interactor 2b isoform X9 — MAELQMLLEEEIPAGRSALLDSFTNLERVAEYCESNYVQSPDKQRALEETKNYTTQSLASVAYLINTLANNVLQMLDIQASQLRRMESSINHISQTVDIHKEKVARREIGILTTNKNTSRTHKIIAPANPERPVRYIRKPIDYNLLDDMGHGVKWLQRFKASAQSMKAGGGGGLPRTNPPTQKPPSPPMSGKGTLGRHSPYRTLEPVRPPVVPNDYVSSPTRNMAQPLQSPARNASVNQRNRTYSSGSSGGSHPSSSRSSSRENSGSGSVGVPIAVPTPAPPTAFPGAPQFYSMNRPVQPTQNAHVGGSLPYRRPSSVTGQPNTPPNQIQLNGGPHFAQNQVSDVPPPPPLADEPVFEDATPPPPPPEDYEDDDDDEEEEESAVVEYSDPYAEEDPPWAPRSYLEKVVAIYDYSRDKEDELSFQEGAIIYVIKKNDDGWYEGVMNETTGLFPGNYVESIMHYAD; from the exons ATGGCGGAGCTACAAATGCTTTTAGAAGAGGAGATTCCAGCAGGTCGCAGCGCACTGCTGGATAGTTTCACTAATTTGGAAAGAGTCGCCGAATATTGTGAGAGCAACTATGTCCAG TCTCCAGATAAGCAGCGAGCACTGGAGGAAACCAAGAACTACACCACTCAGTCGCTGGCCAGCGTGGCCTACCTGATCAACACGCTGGCCAACAATGTCCTGCAGATGCTGGACATCCAGGCTTCGCAGCTACGCCGCATGGAGTCTTCTATCAACCACATCTCTCAG ACGGTGGACATTCACAAAGAGAAGGTGGCCAGGCGGGAGATTGGGATCCTCACCACCAACAAGAACACATCTCGCACACACAAGATCATCGCCCCGGCCAATCCAGAAAGGCCTGTGCGCTACATCCGCAAGCCTATCGACTACAACCTGTTGGATGACATGGGCCATGGAGTCAag TGGTTGCAAAGGTTTAAG GCCAGTGCTCAGAGCATGAAAGCCGGTGGTGGAGGTGGACTCCCTCGCACGAACCCCCCAACACAGAAGCCGCCCAGCCCACCGATGAGTGGGAAAGGGACTCTTGG GCGACACTCCCCCTATAGGACGCTCGAGCCGGTGCGTCCTCCCGTTGTCCCTAACGACTACGTCTCAAGCCCGACGCGCAACATGGCGCAACCCCTGCAGAGCCCAGCACGCAATGCATCTGTTAATCAGAGGAACCGCACGTACAG CAGCGGGAGCAGCGGAGGCAGCCACCCCAGCAGCAGTCGCAGCAGCAGCCGGGAGAACAGCGGCAGCGGCAGTGTGGGCGTGCCCATCGCCGTGCCCACCCCAGCCCCGCCCACTGCCTTCCCAG GTGCTCCTCAGTTCTACAGCATGAACCGCCCGGTGCAGCCGACCCAGAATGCTCACGTAGGAGGATCGCTACCGTACCGGCGCCCCTCGTCTGTCACTGGCCAACCTAACACGCCACCGAATCAGATCCAGCTCAACGGTGGACCGCACTTTGCCCAGAATCAAG TCTCAGATGTGCCACCGCCGCCACCCCTTGCAGACGAGCCAGTCTTTGAGGACGCTACACCACCTCCTCCCCCACCGGAAGACtacgaggatgatgatgatgatgaagaagaagaggagtcGGCGGTGGTGGAGTATAGCGACCCGTACGCAGAGGAGGACCCGCCCTGGGCGCCACGAAGCTACCTGGAGAAAG TGGTGGCCATCTACGACTACAGTCGGGACAAAGAAGACGAGCTGTCCTTCCAGGAGGGCGCCATTATCTACGTGATCAAGAAGAACGACGACGGCTGGTACGAGGGTGTGATGAACGAAACCACGGGCCTCTTCCCGGGCAACTACGTCGAATCCATCATGCACTACGCTGATTGA
- the abi2b gene encoding abl interactor 2b isoform X7: MAELQMLLEEEIPAGRSALLDSFTNLERVAEYCESNYVQSPDKQRALEETKNYTTQSLASVAYLINTLANNVLQMLDIQASQLRRMESSINHISQTVDIHKEKVARREIGILTTNKNTSRTHKIIAPANPERPVRYIRKPIDYNLLDDMGHGVKWLQRFKASAQSMKAGGGGGLPRTNPPTQKPPSPPMSGKGTLGRHSPYRTLEPVRPPVVPNDYVSSPTRNMAQPLQSPARNASVNQRNRTYSSGSSGGSHPSSSRSSSRENSGSGSVGVPIAVPTPAPPTAFPGAPQFYSMNRPVQPTQNAHVGGSLPYRRPSSVTGQPNTPPNQIQLNGGPHFAQNQGPLAPPPPSMQITPQLPLMGFVARVQETISDVPPPPPLADEPVFEDATPPPPPPEDYEDDDDDEEEEESAVVEYSDPYAEEDPPWAPRSYLEKVVAIYDYSRDKEDELSFQEGAIIYVIKKNDDGWYEGVMNETTGLFPGNYVESIMHYAD, from the exons ATGGCGGAGCTACAAATGCTTTTAGAAGAGGAGATTCCAGCAGGTCGCAGCGCACTGCTGGATAGTTTCACTAATTTGGAAAGAGTCGCCGAATATTGTGAGAGCAACTATGTCCAG TCTCCAGATAAGCAGCGAGCACTGGAGGAAACCAAGAACTACACCACTCAGTCGCTGGCCAGCGTGGCCTACCTGATCAACACGCTGGCCAACAATGTCCTGCAGATGCTGGACATCCAGGCTTCGCAGCTACGCCGCATGGAGTCTTCTATCAACCACATCTCTCAG ACGGTGGACATTCACAAAGAGAAGGTGGCCAGGCGGGAGATTGGGATCCTCACCACCAACAAGAACACATCTCGCACACACAAGATCATCGCCCCGGCCAATCCAGAAAGGCCTGTGCGCTACATCCGCAAGCCTATCGACTACAACCTGTTGGATGACATGGGCCATGGAGTCAag TGGTTGCAAAGGTTTAAG GCCAGTGCTCAGAGCATGAAAGCCGGTGGTGGAGGTGGACTCCCTCGCACGAACCCCCCAACACAGAAGCCGCCCAGCCCACCGATGAGTGGGAAAGGGACTCTTGG GCGACACTCCCCCTATAGGACGCTCGAGCCGGTGCGTCCTCCCGTTGTCCCTAACGACTACGTCTCAAGCCCGACGCGCAACATGGCGCAACCCCTGCAGAGCCCAGCACGCAATGCATCTGTTAATCAGAGGAACCGCACGTACAG CAGCGGGAGCAGCGGAGGCAGCCACCCCAGCAGCAGTCGCAGCAGCAGCCGGGAGAACAGCGGCAGCGGCAGTGTGGGCGTGCCCATCGCCGTGCCCACCCCAGCCCCGCCCACTGCCTTCCCAG GTGCTCCTCAGTTCTACAGCATGAACCGCCCGGTGCAGCCGACCCAGAATGCTCACGTAGGAGGATCGCTACCGTACCGGCGCCCCTCGTCTGTCACTGGCCAACCTAACACGCCACCGAATCAGATCCAGCTCAACGGTGGACCGCACTTTGCCCAGAATCAAG GCCCACTcgcaccccctcccccctccatgCAGATCACCCCACAGCTGCCCCTGATGGGCTTTGTGGCCCGAGTTCAGGAGACCA TCTCAGATGTGCCACCGCCGCCACCCCTTGCAGACGAGCCAGTCTTTGAGGACGCTACACCACCTCCTCCCCCACCGGAAGACtacgaggatgatgatgatgatgaagaagaagaggagtcGGCGGTGGTGGAGTATAGCGACCCGTACGCAGAGGAGGACCCGCCCTGGGCGCCACGAAGCTACCTGGAGAAAG TGGTGGCCATCTACGACTACAGTCGGGACAAAGAAGACGAGCTGTCCTTCCAGGAGGGCGCCATTATCTACGTGATCAAGAAGAACGACGACGGCTGGTACGAGGGTGTGATGAACGAAACCACGGGCCTCTTCCCGGGCAACTACGTCGAATCCATCATGCACTACGCTGATTGA
- the abi2b gene encoding abl interactor 2b isoform X3 has translation MAELQMLLEEEIPAGRSALLDSFTNLERVAEYCESNYVQSPDKQRALEETKNYTTQSLASVAYLINTLANNVLQMLDIQASQLRRMESSINHISQTVDIHKEKVARREIGILTTNKNTSRTHKIIAPANPERPVRYIRKPIDYNLLDDMGHGVKWLQRFKASAQSMKAGGGGGLPRTNPPTQKPPSPPMSGKGTLGRHSPYRTLEPVRPPVVPNDYVSSPTRNMAQPLQSPARNASVNQRNRTYSSGSSGGSHPSSSRSSSRENSGSGSVGVPIAVPTPAPPTAFPAPAPPNTTKAAPNTATTPGPIPLVLDGPPPVDIPHVPPPPPQLPSSAAPTGTGPATYGNAAQGAPQFYSMNRPVQPTQNAHVGGSLPYRRPSSVTGQPNTPPNQIQLNGGPHFAQNQVSDVPPPPPLADEPVFEDATPPPPPPEDYEDDDDDEEEEESAVVEYSDPYAEEDPPWAPRSYLEKVVAIYDYSRDKEDELSFQEGAIIYVIKKNDDGWYEGVMNETTGLFPGNYVESIMHYAD, from the exons ATGGCGGAGCTACAAATGCTTTTAGAAGAGGAGATTCCAGCAGGTCGCAGCGCACTGCTGGATAGTTTCACTAATTTGGAAAGAGTCGCCGAATATTGTGAGAGCAACTATGTCCAG TCTCCAGATAAGCAGCGAGCACTGGAGGAAACCAAGAACTACACCACTCAGTCGCTGGCCAGCGTGGCCTACCTGATCAACACGCTGGCCAACAATGTCCTGCAGATGCTGGACATCCAGGCTTCGCAGCTACGCCGCATGGAGTCTTCTATCAACCACATCTCTCAG ACGGTGGACATTCACAAAGAGAAGGTGGCCAGGCGGGAGATTGGGATCCTCACCACCAACAAGAACACATCTCGCACACACAAGATCATCGCCCCGGCCAATCCAGAAAGGCCTGTGCGCTACATCCGCAAGCCTATCGACTACAACCTGTTGGATGACATGGGCCATGGAGTCAag TGGTTGCAAAGGTTTAAG GCCAGTGCTCAGAGCATGAAAGCCGGTGGTGGAGGTGGACTCCCTCGCACGAACCCCCCAACACAGAAGCCGCCCAGCCCACCGATGAGTGGGAAAGGGACTCTTGG GCGACACTCCCCCTATAGGACGCTCGAGCCGGTGCGTCCTCCCGTTGTCCCTAACGACTACGTCTCAAGCCCGACGCGCAACATGGCGCAACCCCTGCAGAGCCCAGCACGCAATGCATCTGTTAATCAGAGGAACCGCACGTACAG CAGCGGGAGCAGCGGAGGCAGCCACCCCAGCAGCAGTCGCAGCAGCAGCCGGGAGAACAGCGGCAGCGGCAGTGTGGGCGTGCCCATCGCCGTGCCCACCCCAGCCCCGCCCACTGCCTTCCCAG CCCCTGCCCCACCTAACACCACTAAAGCTGCACCCAACACTGCCACCACCCCTGGTCCCATACCCCTTGTCCTTGATGGGCCCCCACCTGTCGACATCCCGCATgtacccccaccccctccccagcTCCCTTCCTCAGCAGCCCCCACTGGCACAGGACCCGCTACTTATGGGAACGCTGCACAAG GTGCTCCTCAGTTCTACAGCATGAACCGCCCGGTGCAGCCGACCCAGAATGCTCACGTAGGAGGATCGCTACCGTACCGGCGCCCCTCGTCTGTCACTGGCCAACCTAACACGCCACCGAATCAGATCCAGCTCAACGGTGGACCGCACTTTGCCCAGAATCAAG TCTCAGATGTGCCACCGCCGCCACCCCTTGCAGACGAGCCAGTCTTTGAGGACGCTACACCACCTCCTCCCCCACCGGAAGACtacgaggatgatgatgatgatgaagaagaagaggagtcGGCGGTGGTGGAGTATAGCGACCCGTACGCAGAGGAGGACCCGCCCTGGGCGCCACGAAGCTACCTGGAGAAAG TGGTGGCCATCTACGACTACAGTCGGGACAAAGAAGACGAGCTGTCCTTCCAGGAGGGCGCCATTATCTACGTGATCAAGAAGAACGACGACGGCTGGTACGAGGGTGTGATGAACGAAACCACGGGCCTCTTCCCGGGCAACTACGTCGAATCCATCATGCACTACGCTGATTGA
- the abi2b gene encoding abl interactor 2b isoform X8 produces MAELQMLLEEEIPAGRSALLDSFTNLERVAEYCESNYVQSPDKQRALEETKNYTTQSLASVAYLINTLANNVLQMLDIQASQLRRMESSINHISQTVDIHKEKVARREIGILTTNKNTSRTHKIIAPANPERPVRYIRKPIDYNLLDDMGHGVKASAQSMKAGGGGGLPRTNPPTQKPPSPPMSGKGTLGRHSPYRTLEPVRPPVVPNDYVSSPTRNMAQPLQSPARNASVNQRNRTYSSGSSGGSHPSSSRSSSRENSGSGSVGVPIAVPTPAPPTAFPGAPQFYSMNRPVQPTQNAHVGGSLPYRRPSSVTGQPNTPPNQIQLNGGPHFAQNQGPLAPPPPSMQITPQLPLMGFVARVQETISDVPPPPPLADEPVFEDATPPPPPPEDYEDDDDDEEEEESAVVEYSDPYAEEDPPWAPRSYLEKVVAIYDYSRDKEDELSFQEGAIIYVIKKNDDGWYEGVMNETTGLFPGNYVESIMHYAD; encoded by the exons ATGGCGGAGCTACAAATGCTTTTAGAAGAGGAGATTCCAGCAGGTCGCAGCGCACTGCTGGATAGTTTCACTAATTTGGAAAGAGTCGCCGAATATTGTGAGAGCAACTATGTCCAG TCTCCAGATAAGCAGCGAGCACTGGAGGAAACCAAGAACTACACCACTCAGTCGCTGGCCAGCGTGGCCTACCTGATCAACACGCTGGCCAACAATGTCCTGCAGATGCTGGACATCCAGGCTTCGCAGCTACGCCGCATGGAGTCTTCTATCAACCACATCTCTCAG ACGGTGGACATTCACAAAGAGAAGGTGGCCAGGCGGGAGATTGGGATCCTCACCACCAACAAGAACACATCTCGCACACACAAGATCATCGCCCCGGCCAATCCAGAAAGGCCTGTGCGCTACATCCGCAAGCCTATCGACTACAACCTGTTGGATGACATGGGCCATGGAGTCAag GCCAGTGCTCAGAGCATGAAAGCCGGTGGTGGAGGTGGACTCCCTCGCACGAACCCCCCAACACAGAAGCCGCCCAGCCCACCGATGAGTGGGAAAGGGACTCTTGG GCGACACTCCCCCTATAGGACGCTCGAGCCGGTGCGTCCTCCCGTTGTCCCTAACGACTACGTCTCAAGCCCGACGCGCAACATGGCGCAACCCCTGCAGAGCCCAGCACGCAATGCATCTGTTAATCAGAGGAACCGCACGTACAG CAGCGGGAGCAGCGGAGGCAGCCACCCCAGCAGCAGTCGCAGCAGCAGCCGGGAGAACAGCGGCAGCGGCAGTGTGGGCGTGCCCATCGCCGTGCCCACCCCAGCCCCGCCCACTGCCTTCCCAG GTGCTCCTCAGTTCTACAGCATGAACCGCCCGGTGCAGCCGACCCAGAATGCTCACGTAGGAGGATCGCTACCGTACCGGCGCCCCTCGTCTGTCACTGGCCAACCTAACACGCCACCGAATCAGATCCAGCTCAACGGTGGACCGCACTTTGCCCAGAATCAAG GCCCACTcgcaccccctcccccctccatgCAGATCACCCCACAGCTGCCCCTGATGGGCTTTGTGGCCCGAGTTCAGGAGACCA TCTCAGATGTGCCACCGCCGCCACCCCTTGCAGACGAGCCAGTCTTTGAGGACGCTACACCACCTCCTCCCCCACCGGAAGACtacgaggatgatgatgatgatgaagaagaagaggagtcGGCGGTGGTGGAGTATAGCGACCCGTACGCAGAGGAGGACCCGCCCTGGGCGCCACGAAGCTACCTGGAGAAAG TGGTGGCCATCTACGACTACAGTCGGGACAAAGAAGACGAGCTGTCCTTCCAGGAGGGCGCCATTATCTACGTGATCAAGAAGAACGACGACGGCTGGTACGAGGGTGTGATGAACGAAACCACGGGCCTCTTCCCGGGCAACTACGTCGAATCCATCATGCACTACGCTGATTGA
- the abi2b gene encoding abl interactor 2b isoform X14, with translation MAELQMLLEEEIPAGRSALLDSFTNLERVAEYCESNYVQSPDKQRALEETKNYTTQSLASVAYLINTLANNVLQMLDIQASQLRRMESSINHISQTVDIHKEKVARREIGILTTNKNTSRTHKIIAPANPERPVRYIRKPIDYNLLDDMGHGVKWLQRFKASAQSMKAGGGGGLPRTNPPTQKPPSPPMSGKGTLGSGSSGGSHPSSSRSSSRENSGSGSVGVPIAVPTPAPPTAFPAPAPPNTTKAAPNTATTPGPIPLVLDGPPPVDIPHVPPPPPQLPSSAAPTGTGPATYGNAAQGAPQFYSMNRPVQPTQNAHVGGSLPYRRPSSVTGQPNTPPNQIQLNGGPHFAQNQVSDVPPPPPLADEPVFEDATPPPPPPEDYEDDDDDEEEEESAVVEYSDPYAEEDPPWAPRSYLEKVVAIYDYSRDKEDELSFQEGAIIYVIKKNDDGWYEGVMNETTGLFPGNYVESIMHYAD, from the exons ATGGCGGAGCTACAAATGCTTTTAGAAGAGGAGATTCCAGCAGGTCGCAGCGCACTGCTGGATAGTTTCACTAATTTGGAAAGAGTCGCCGAATATTGTGAGAGCAACTATGTCCAG TCTCCAGATAAGCAGCGAGCACTGGAGGAAACCAAGAACTACACCACTCAGTCGCTGGCCAGCGTGGCCTACCTGATCAACACGCTGGCCAACAATGTCCTGCAGATGCTGGACATCCAGGCTTCGCAGCTACGCCGCATGGAGTCTTCTATCAACCACATCTCTCAG ACGGTGGACATTCACAAAGAGAAGGTGGCCAGGCGGGAGATTGGGATCCTCACCACCAACAAGAACACATCTCGCACACACAAGATCATCGCCCCGGCCAATCCAGAAAGGCCTGTGCGCTACATCCGCAAGCCTATCGACTACAACCTGTTGGATGACATGGGCCATGGAGTCAag TGGTTGCAAAGGTTTAAG GCCAGTGCTCAGAGCATGAAAGCCGGTGGTGGAGGTGGACTCCCTCGCACGAACCCCCCAACACAGAAGCCGCCCAGCCCACCGATGAGTGGGAAAGGGACTCTTGG CAGCGGGAGCAGCGGAGGCAGCCACCCCAGCAGCAGTCGCAGCAGCAGCCGGGAGAACAGCGGCAGCGGCAGTGTGGGCGTGCCCATCGCCGTGCCCACCCCAGCCCCGCCCACTGCCTTCCCAG CCCCTGCCCCACCTAACACCACTAAAGCTGCACCCAACACTGCCACCACCCCTGGTCCCATACCCCTTGTCCTTGATGGGCCCCCACCTGTCGACATCCCGCATgtacccccaccccctccccagcTCCCTTCCTCAGCAGCCCCCACTGGCACAGGACCCGCTACTTATGGGAACGCTGCACAAG GTGCTCCTCAGTTCTACAGCATGAACCGCCCGGTGCAGCCGACCCAGAATGCTCACGTAGGAGGATCGCTACCGTACCGGCGCCCCTCGTCTGTCACTGGCCAACCTAACACGCCACCGAATCAGATCCAGCTCAACGGTGGACCGCACTTTGCCCAGAATCAAG TCTCAGATGTGCCACCGCCGCCACCCCTTGCAGACGAGCCAGTCTTTGAGGACGCTACACCACCTCCTCCCCCACCGGAAGACtacgaggatgatgatgatgatgaagaagaagaggagtcGGCGGTGGTGGAGTATAGCGACCCGTACGCAGAGGAGGACCCGCCCTGGGCGCCACGAAGCTACCTGGAGAAAG TGGTGGCCATCTACGACTACAGTCGGGACAAAGAAGACGAGCTGTCCTTCCAGGAGGGCGCCATTATCTACGTGATCAAGAAGAACGACGACGGCTGGTACGAGGGTGTGATGAACGAAACCACGGGCCTCTTCCCGGGCAACTACGTCGAATCCATCATGCACTACGCTGATTGA
- the abi2b gene encoding abl interactor 2b isoform X1, with amino-acid sequence MAELQMLLEEEIPAGRSALLDSFTNLERVAEYCESNYVQSPDKQRALEETKNYTTQSLASVAYLINTLANNVLQMLDIQASQLRRMESSINHISQTVDIHKEKVARREIGILTTNKNTSRTHKIIAPANPERPVRYIRKPIDYNLLDDMGHGVKWLQRFKASAQSMKAGGGGGLPRTNPPTQKPPSPPMSGKGTLGRHSPYRTLEPVRPPVVPNDYVSSPTRNMAQPLQSPARNASVNQRNRTYSSGSSGGSHPSSSRSSSRENSGSGSVGVPIAVPTPAPPTAFPAPAPPNTTKAAPNTATTPGPIPLVLDGPPPVDIPHVPPPPPQLPSSAAPTGTGPATYGNAAQGAPQFYSMNRPVQPTQNAHVGGSLPYRRPSSVTGQPNTPPNQIQLNGGPHFAQNQGPLAPPPPSMQITPQLPLMGFVARVQETISDVPPPPPLADEPVFEDATPPPPPPEDYEDDDDDEEEEESAVVEYSDPYAEEDPPWAPRSYLEKVVAIYDYSRDKEDELSFQEGAIIYVIKKNDDGWYEGVMNETTGLFPGNYVESIMHYAD; translated from the exons ATGGCGGAGCTACAAATGCTTTTAGAAGAGGAGATTCCAGCAGGTCGCAGCGCACTGCTGGATAGTTTCACTAATTTGGAAAGAGTCGCCGAATATTGTGAGAGCAACTATGTCCAG TCTCCAGATAAGCAGCGAGCACTGGAGGAAACCAAGAACTACACCACTCAGTCGCTGGCCAGCGTGGCCTACCTGATCAACACGCTGGCCAACAATGTCCTGCAGATGCTGGACATCCAGGCTTCGCAGCTACGCCGCATGGAGTCTTCTATCAACCACATCTCTCAG ACGGTGGACATTCACAAAGAGAAGGTGGCCAGGCGGGAGATTGGGATCCTCACCACCAACAAGAACACATCTCGCACACACAAGATCATCGCCCCGGCCAATCCAGAAAGGCCTGTGCGCTACATCCGCAAGCCTATCGACTACAACCTGTTGGATGACATGGGCCATGGAGTCAag TGGTTGCAAAGGTTTAAG GCCAGTGCTCAGAGCATGAAAGCCGGTGGTGGAGGTGGACTCCCTCGCACGAACCCCCCAACACAGAAGCCGCCCAGCCCACCGATGAGTGGGAAAGGGACTCTTGG GCGACACTCCCCCTATAGGACGCTCGAGCCGGTGCGTCCTCCCGTTGTCCCTAACGACTACGTCTCAAGCCCGACGCGCAACATGGCGCAACCCCTGCAGAGCCCAGCACGCAATGCATCTGTTAATCAGAGGAACCGCACGTACAG CAGCGGGAGCAGCGGAGGCAGCCACCCCAGCAGCAGTCGCAGCAGCAGCCGGGAGAACAGCGGCAGCGGCAGTGTGGGCGTGCCCATCGCCGTGCCCACCCCAGCCCCGCCCACTGCCTTCCCAG CCCCTGCCCCACCTAACACCACTAAAGCTGCACCCAACACTGCCACCACCCCTGGTCCCATACCCCTTGTCCTTGATGGGCCCCCACCTGTCGACATCCCGCATgtacccccaccccctccccagcTCCCTTCCTCAGCAGCCCCCACTGGCACAGGACCCGCTACTTATGGGAACGCTGCACAAG GTGCTCCTCAGTTCTACAGCATGAACCGCCCGGTGCAGCCGACCCAGAATGCTCACGTAGGAGGATCGCTACCGTACCGGCGCCCCTCGTCTGTCACTGGCCAACCTAACACGCCACCGAATCAGATCCAGCTCAACGGTGGACCGCACTTTGCCCAGAATCAAG GCCCACTcgcaccccctcccccctccatgCAGATCACCCCACAGCTGCCCCTGATGGGCTTTGTGGCCCGAGTTCAGGAGACCA TCTCAGATGTGCCACCGCCGCCACCCCTTGCAGACGAGCCAGTCTTTGAGGACGCTACACCACCTCCTCCCCCACCGGAAGACtacgaggatgatgatgatgatgaagaagaagaggagtcGGCGGTGGTGGAGTATAGCGACCCGTACGCAGAGGAGGACCCGCCCTGGGCGCCACGAAGCTACCTGGAGAAAG TGGTGGCCATCTACGACTACAGTCGGGACAAAGAAGACGAGCTGTCCTTCCAGGAGGGCGCCATTATCTACGTGATCAAGAAGAACGACGACGGCTGGTACGAGGGTGTGATGAACGAAACCACGGGCCTCTTCCCGGGCAACTACGTCGAATCCATCATGCACTACGCTGATTGA
- the abi2b gene encoding abl interactor 2b isoform X11: protein MAELQMLLEEEIPAGRSALLDSFTNLERVAEYCESNYVQSPDKQRALEETKNYTTQSLASVAYLINTLANNVLQMLDIQASQLRRMESSINHISQTVDIHKEKVARREIGILTTNKNTSRTHKIIAPANPERPVRYIRKPIDYNLLDDMGHGVKWLQRFKASAQSMKAGGGGGLPRTNPPTQKPPSPPMSGKGTLGSGSSGGSHPSSSRSSSRENSGSGSVGVPIAVPTPAPPTAFPGAPQFYSMNRPVQPTQNAHVGGSLPYRRPSSVTGQPNTPPNQIQLNGGPHFAQNQGPLAPPPPSMQITPQLPLMGFVARVQETISDVPPPPPLADEPVFEDATPPPPPPEDYEDDDDDEEEEESAVVEYSDPYAEEDPPWAPRSYLEKVVAIYDYSRDKEDELSFQEGAIIYVIKKNDDGWYEGVMNETTGLFPGNYVESIMHYAD, encoded by the exons ATGGCGGAGCTACAAATGCTTTTAGAAGAGGAGATTCCAGCAGGTCGCAGCGCACTGCTGGATAGTTTCACTAATTTGGAAAGAGTCGCCGAATATTGTGAGAGCAACTATGTCCAG TCTCCAGATAAGCAGCGAGCACTGGAGGAAACCAAGAACTACACCACTCAGTCGCTGGCCAGCGTGGCCTACCTGATCAACACGCTGGCCAACAATGTCCTGCAGATGCTGGACATCCAGGCTTCGCAGCTACGCCGCATGGAGTCTTCTATCAACCACATCTCTCAG ACGGTGGACATTCACAAAGAGAAGGTGGCCAGGCGGGAGATTGGGATCCTCACCACCAACAAGAACACATCTCGCACACACAAGATCATCGCCCCGGCCAATCCAGAAAGGCCTGTGCGCTACATCCGCAAGCCTATCGACTACAACCTGTTGGATGACATGGGCCATGGAGTCAag TGGTTGCAAAGGTTTAAG GCCAGTGCTCAGAGCATGAAAGCCGGTGGTGGAGGTGGACTCCCTCGCACGAACCCCCCAACACAGAAGCCGCCCAGCCCACCGATGAGTGGGAAAGGGACTCTTGG CAGCGGGAGCAGCGGAGGCAGCCACCCCAGCAGCAGTCGCAGCAGCAGCCGGGAGAACAGCGGCAGCGGCAGTGTGGGCGTGCCCATCGCCGTGCCCACCCCAGCCCCGCCCACTGCCTTCCCAG GTGCTCCTCAGTTCTACAGCATGAACCGCCCGGTGCAGCCGACCCAGAATGCTCACGTAGGAGGATCGCTACCGTACCGGCGCCCCTCGTCTGTCACTGGCCAACCTAACACGCCACCGAATCAGATCCAGCTCAACGGTGGACCGCACTTTGCCCAGAATCAAG GCCCACTcgcaccccctcccccctccatgCAGATCACCCCACAGCTGCCCCTGATGGGCTTTGTGGCCCGAGTTCAGGAGACCA TCTCAGATGTGCCACCGCCGCCACCCCTTGCAGACGAGCCAGTCTTTGAGGACGCTACACCACCTCCTCCCCCACCGGAAGACtacgaggatgatgatgatgatgaagaagaagaggagtcGGCGGTGGTGGAGTATAGCGACCCGTACGCAGAGGAGGACCCGCCCTGGGCGCCACGAAGCTACCTGGAGAAAG TGGTGGCCATCTACGACTACAGTCGGGACAAAGAAGACGAGCTGTCCTTCCAGGAGGGCGCCATTATCTACGTGATCAAGAAGAACGACGACGGCTGGTACGAGGGTGTGATGAACGAAACCACGGGCCTCTTCCCGGGCAACTACGTCGAATCCATCATGCACTACGCTGATTGA